In Piliocolobus tephrosceles isolate RC106 chromosome 10, ASM277652v3, whole genome shotgun sequence, a single window of DNA contains:
- the VDR gene encoding vitamin D3 receptor gives MPCAPSGMEAMAASTSLPDPGDFDRNVPRICGVCGDRATGFHFNAMTCEGCKGFFRRSMKRKALFTCPFNGDCRITKDNRRHCQACRLKRCVDVGMMKEFILTDEEVQRKREMILKRKEEEALKDSLRPKLSEEQQRIIAILLDAHHKTYDPTYSDFCQFRPPVRVNDGGGSHPSRPNSRHTPSFSGDSSSCCSDHYLTSPDMMDSSSFSNLDLSEEDSDDPSLTLELSQLSMLPHLADLVSYSIQKVIGFAKMIPGFRDLTSEDQIVLLKSSAIEVIMLRSNESFTMDDMSWTCGNQDYKYRISDVTKAGHNLELIEPLIKFQVGLKKLNLHEEEHVLLMAICIVSPDRPGVQDAALIEAIQDRLSNTLQTYIRCRHPPPGSHLLYAKMIQKLADLRSLNEEHSKQYRCLSFQPESSMKLTPLVLEVFGNEIS, from the exons ATGCCCTGTGCTCCTTCAG GGATGGAGGCAATGGCAGCCAGCACTTCCCTGCCTGACCCTGGAGACTTCGACCGGAATGTGCCCCGGATCTGTGGGGTGTGTGGAGATCGAGCCACGGGCTTTCACTTCAATGCTATGACCTGTGAAGGCTGCAAAGGCTTCTTCAG GCGAAGCATGAAGCGGAAGGCACTATTCACCTGCCCTTTCAACGGGGACTGCCGCATCACCAAGGACAACCGGCGCCACTGCCAGGCCTGCCGGCTCAAACGCTGTGTGGACGTCGGCATGATGAAGGAGT TCATCCTGACAGATGAGGAGGTGCAGAGGAAGCGGGAGATGATCCTGAAGCGGAAGGAGGAGGAGGCCTTGAAGGACAGTCTGCGGCCCAAGCTGTCCGAGGAGCAGCAGCGCATCATTGCCATCCTGCTGGACGCCCACCATAAGACCTACGACCCCACCTACTCCGACTTCTGCCAGTTCCGG CCTCCAGTTCGTGTGAATGATGGTGGAGGGAGCCATCCTTCCAGGCCCAACTCGAGACACACTCCCAGCTTCTCTGGGgactcctcctcctgctgctcagATCACTATCTCACCTCTCCAG ACATGATGGACTCGTCCAGCTTCTCCAACCTGGATCTGAGTGAAGAAGATTCAGATGACCCTTCTCTGACTCTAGAACTGTCCCAGCTTTCCATGCTGCCCCACCTGGCTGACCTGGTCAGTTACAGCATCCAGAAGGTCATTGGCTTTGCTAAGATGATCCCAGGATTCAG aGACCTCACCTCTGAGGACCAGATAGTGCTGCTGAAGTCAAGTGCCATTGAGGTCATCATGTTACGCTCCAATGAATCCTTCACCATGGACGACATGTCCTGGACCTGTGGCAACCAGGACTACAAGTACCGCATCAGTGACGTGACCAAAG CCGGACACAACCTGGAGCTGATTGAGCCCCTCATCAAGTTCCAGGTGGGACTGAAGAAGCTGAATTTGCATGAGGAGGAGCATGTTCTGCTCATGGCCATCTGCATCGTCTCCCCAG ATCGTCCCGGGGTGCAGGATGCCGCGCTGATCGAGGCCATCCAGGACCGCCTGTCCAACACGTTGCAGACCTACATCCGCTGCCGCCACCCACCCCCGGGCAGCCACCTGCTCTATGCCAAGATGATCCAGAAGCTGGCCGACTTGCGCAGCCTCAATGAGGAGCACTCCAAGCAGTACCGCTGCCTCTCCTTCCAGCCTGAGAGCAGCATGAAGCTCACGCCCCTCGTGCTCGAAGTGTTTGGCAATGAGATCTCCTGA